CGCAAAGATGGATATTCCTGCCAAGACTACCCACTCATCGGAGAAATACTACGCTACCAATTTGAAGGCGAAGCAGATGACCGTGTGCACCTCAAATACCTCCGAGAACCGCAATTCCAATCGCTGGAACTTTACTGGTACCTAAGGTTAGTCCTGAAAACTCCACATATTGTTAAACTCTACAGACACTACTATGACACTGGGGATATACGCGATTTCTGTGAAGCATTCGGTATCCCGATCTCTTCCCAAGAATTGATATTGATTAGAGATGTTGACGCGATCATTGACTTGGTAGAAAATAACCCAGAATTCGTTAAACAGAAGCGAATTGATCCGGTTTATGAGGCTGCAACACTTCCATATCCAAGTTATATCTTCGCGCTTGCAATGGGCACAGGTAAGACGGTTCTTATCGGCACTATTATCGCAACCGAATTCGCGATGGCACTTCGCTATCCAGAGGGCACTGAAAGCCCGCACTCGGCGGGCGAGACTCACTTCATGAAAAATGCCCTTGTCTTCGCCCCCGGCACAACTATTATTGAGAGTCTCCGCGAGATTAGCGAGGTTCCGTTCGATCAGATTCTACCACCCAGTCTACACCGTGATTTTCTCGCCAACCTTAAAATCACCTATCCACAAACAGGAGCGAAAGGAATCCAAGTTCAAGATGGCAGCGTTTACAACGTTATCGTCACGAACACTGAGAAAATCGCGCTTCGGGCAAACGTCAAAAAGCGAAGTAATCAGACAGAACTGGAGTTTGAGGAAAAGAAGGAGCAAGCAGAATTAGAGGCAAACCTCCGCCTTCAAAAAATAACGGGCTTACCCAATTTAGGGATATTCTCAGATGAGGCACACCACACTTACGGAAATAAAATAGACACAGAACTCAAGCGGGTGCGGGAAACGGTTAACTACATACATGAGAAAACGCCTCTTGTATCCGTTATCAATACCACTGGTACCCCTTACGCCAAACGGCAGATGCTCAGAGAAGTCGTTGCATGGTACAGTCTTGGTGAAGGAATTAAAGACAATATCCTTAAAAGTCTTCACAACGGCATTGTTCAGTACCCTATCGGAACGATTCCCGATGCAGACGTGATCCGTAGCGTTATCAACGACTTTTTTGAAAACTACGGTGATGTATCATTGCCCGATGGTGCGAAAGCGAAAATAGCCTTTTACTTCAAAACACAAGAACATTTGGATACCTCCCATCAACATATTCAAAATGCACTTACCCAAAGGGGAGAGAGTACCACTCAGATACTCGTCAATACCCAAAAATCAAGTCCGCAGGAAATTGATGAATTCAATCAACTCAACAATCCTGACAGCCAAAAACGTATCATTCTACTTATTGGCAAAGGGACAGAAGGATGGAATTGCCTAAGTTTATTCGCTTGCGCGCTTATTAAGGAACAGACAACCAGTAGCAACTTCATCTTGCAAGCCTCAACGCGATGCCTCCGTCAAGTGAAAGGCAACACACACACTGCAAAAATCTTTTTGGATACCAAAAACAGTACGATTTTAGATAAAGAATTGCAAGCAAATTTCGGTACCACGCTCGGCGAACTCCGCACACAAGACACAGAAACGGAAGAGGTTGCACTCCGTATTCGCAAAACCGATTTGCCGAAATTACAAATTATGCAATTGGTGCGCAAGGTTGTTCCGCTGGAAAATACGCCTAAAGCGATTCAGTTGCATAAGCCTACAAACCTTGAGAAGACATCACCTGCCTTTCGTAGCATTCTGACCCCCGACTTTACGCAGCGGAGTACTTCGCCGCTAACAGCGTTAGGCGCACAAGACGAAGTTGAAATTGCTAATCGGGCAACAGATTGCTACACACTCGCGAGACGACTCGCAACAAACTATCACCTCTCTGTTATGGAGACGTTAAAAAGTCTCAAAAGCCTCTATCCAGAGGGGCAAATCCCTTATGCACACTTCGACTCACTATGTAAACAGGTGGAAAACCAGCAGCAAAATTACGAAGTGATTGAGGAACATATTGCAGAACACCTCGCACTTATCCGTATTCACGATGACGATGGTAATCTACTTTTTGAAAAAGATGATACCGACGGTTCCTACGTTCACAAGGTGCGTCTGCGGAAAAGTAAAGCTGACCTTCTCCTCAGTGAAGATGACTTAGATGACAACCACGATGTGAGTTTTCACTATATGCCTTACGACTTTGATAGTGCTCCCGAACAGAATTTCTTTAAAACGATTTTGGCAACGCTGAACCAATCGGCTGCAGATGTTGAAGTATTTCTGTTTACCGGTAGCCTAACGAATACAAAGAAAACCGATTTTCACTTTGAATATAAAGGTACTGATAACAATTATCACCGCTATTTTCCCGATTTCGTTATCGTCAAAAACACAGGGGAATTCTACATCGTTGAGATTAAGTCCGAAAGCGAACGCAGCGATTCCAACGTCGTAGCGAAAAAGAAGGCAGTGAAACGTCTGGCAAAATTGCAACCGGATTCCCATTTTGAGTATAAAGTGATTTATACCAAGGACACTTTTCTCCAAGAGAATTTAGACGAAATGCAAACTATCCGCGAATGGATTTATGGGAAGGAGCTCATGCAGAACGGCGGTGAAAACAATTTAGCGTGAGTTCAGTATAAGTAGCGTTGGATATACACCGCTCTATGTAGCAGAACGCTGTTATGTCTATAATAACCGAAACCTTAAAACAATCTTTTGGAAATTTGTTAATGAGAGTATGTTATTACCAGGTAAGGAGATTGTGAATGAATAAACTGTATTTTGGTGATAATCTCGAAATTATGCGTGAAATGGAACCGGGGCATGTAGACCTTATCTGCACCGATCCTCCCTTCAATAGTGGACGCGACTATAACGCTTTTTTCCAAGAATCAAAGGCACAAGAAAAAGCTTTTACGGATATATGGCAGTGGGATGATAGAGCAATAGAATCCCGCGACGACATACGAAATCGGGCAGACGCAAATGATACCTACAAAGCATTAGATACTTGCCTACGTGGATATGATCTTGTGTTACAAAATGCTGTGAAGGGCAACAAAGGTTCAATGCGGGCATACCTCGCTTTTATGGGACCCCGTCTGGCAGAAATGCATAGATTACTCAGAGACACAGGGAGTATCTACCTACATTGTGATCAAACAGCAAGCCATTACCTAAAAGGTGTTATGGATGCAATATGGGATCAGAAGAATCTCAAGAATAATGATTTCTTTCAAAATGACATAATATGGGGATATAGAACAGGAGGGGTAAGCAAGAAACGTTGGGCTAAAAAACACCAGAATCTTTTGTTTTATGCCAAGTCAAAAGACTATGAACATAATCCTCGACAGGAACGAATTTATTATGATAAACCCTTCTTTACTACTGAAAAAGACGAAGAAGGGAATTATTATGCAGATGTTTATGTTCGAGATATTTGGGAAGATATTTTGCCTCTTATAAAAGCATCTGATTTAGAAAAAGATGTCTTTCTCAAGGATGTATGGCAAGATATAAAACCTATTCTTAATGTAAGTAGTGAATGTTTACATTACAACACACAAAAACCACGCGCTCTTTATGAACGTTTAATTCAAGCATCCAGTCATCAAGGCATGTTGGTGATGGATCCATTTTGCGGATGTGGCACAACTATAGATGCGGCACACACACTAAAACGAAACTGGATCGGTATAGACCTTACTATCATCGCATTAGATCCGATAAGTAAAAGAATGAGAGATCGGCATACTAATAGTGCTAACGAACCCTTAGAACCACACAAAAACTATAAAATTATCGGTTATCCTACTAACATGCAGGAAGTCCACAAACTCGTTCGTGACGAAAAGAAACGCCATGACTTTGCTAACTGGGCAGTCACCCGTCTCGGTATGATACCAACCCGTGATGTAGGAGATGGTGGCAAAGATGGTATTGGGTCTGTGATGCTTTGGAATCCAGAAACGGACAAAGAAACCTCTAGACGTATTATATCTGAAGTAAAAACAGGCAAACCTACACTTCAGCAGGTTAGGGCTTTCTGTCATACAATGAACGAACACAACGCTATAGCGGGTGTGTTTATCACGCTTGATCCAGTGACG
This Candidatus Poribacteria bacterium DNA region includes the following protein-coding sequences:
- a CDS encoding DEAD/DEAH box helicase family protein, whose translation is MQHLFEKLRDDTLNWRKDGYSCQDYPLIGEILRYQFEGEADDRVHLKYLREPQFQSLELYWYLRLVLKTPHIVKLYRHYYDTGDIRDFCEAFGIPISSQELILIRDVDAIIDLVENNPEFVKQKRIDPVYEAATLPYPSYIFALAMGTGKTVLIGTIIATEFAMALRYPEGTESPHSAGETHFMKNALVFAPGTTIIESLREISEVPFDQILPPSLHRDFLANLKITYPQTGAKGIQVQDGSVYNVIVTNTEKIALRANVKKRSNQTELEFEEKKEQAELEANLRLQKITGLPNLGIFSDEAHHTYGNKIDTELKRVRETVNYIHEKTPLVSVINTTGTPYAKRQMLREVVAWYSLGEGIKDNILKSLHNGIVQYPIGTIPDADVIRSVINDFFENYGDVSLPDGAKAKIAFYFKTQEHLDTSHQHIQNALTQRGESTTQILVNTQKSSPQEIDEFNQLNNPDSQKRIILLIGKGTEGWNCLSLFACALIKEQTTSSNFILQASTRCLRQVKGNTHTAKIFLDTKNSTILDKELQANFGTTLGELRTQDTETEEVALRIRKTDLPKLQIMQLVRKVVPLENTPKAIQLHKPTNLEKTSPAFRSILTPDFTQRSTSPLTALGAQDEVEIANRATDCYTLARRLATNYHLSVMETLKSLKSLYPEGQIPYAHFDSLCKQVENQQQNYEVIEEHIAEHLALIRIHDDDGNLLFEKDDTDGSYVHKVRLRKSKADLLLSEDDLDDNHDVSFHYMPYDFDSAPEQNFFKTILATLNQSAADVEVFLFTGSLTNTKKTDFHFEYKGTDNNYHRYFPDFVIVKNTGEFYIVEIKSESERSDSNVVAKKKAVKRLAKLQPDSHFEYKVIYTKDTFLQENLDEMQTIREWIYGKELMQNGGENNLA
- a CDS encoding DNA methyltransferase — encoded protein: MNKLYFGDNLEIMREMEPGHVDLICTDPPFNSGRDYNAFFQESKAQEKAFTDIWQWDDRAIESRDDIRNRADANDTYKALDTCLRGYDLVLQNAVKGNKGSMRAYLAFMGPRLAEMHRLLRDTGSIYLHCDQTASHYLKGVMDAIWDQKNLKNNDFFQNDIIWGYRTGGVSKKRWAKKHQNLLFYAKSKDYEHNPRQERIYYDKPFFTTEKDEEGNYYADVYVRDIWEDILPLIKASDLEKDVFLKDVWQDIKPILNVSSECLHYNTQKPRALYERLIQASSHQGMLVMDPFCGCGTTIDAAHTLKRNWIGIDLTIIALDPISKRMRDRHTNSANEPLEPHKNYKIIGYPTNMQEVHKLVRDEKKRHDFANWAVTRLGMIPTRDVGDGGKDGIGSVMLWNPETDKETSRRIISEVKTGKPTLQQVRAFCHTMNEHNAIAGVFITLDPVTRGMRQIAADMGEFELENNKYYPRLQFWQISDEYFDNPSFLRDNIRLPYNWIIPRKKSERHFDNQQLELL